The Flavobacterium sp. 102 genomic interval CGGCGGCGGATAAGCTTCAATCAATTTCAACATAAAGTCGTTGAATTTTGAGGTTGCAATACGCTGTTTTCTGTTTTCAAAAACTTTTACCGTTTCTTCCAAAGCTTTTAGCAAACGTTGTTTGGTTGTTACCGAAGTAAAAATAATAGGCACATCGGTAAACGGTTGTAATTCTTCACGAATTTTGGCTTCGTAATCACGGGTTGACATGGTGTCTTTTTCTACCAAATCCCATTTGTTTACTAAGATGATAACGCCTTTTCTGTTCTTTTCGGCCAGCCAAAAAATACTTTGGTCTTGTCCTTCAAATCCACGAGTCGCATCAATCAAAAGAATACAAACATCAGAATGCTCAATCGCACGCACTGAACGCATTACGGAGTAAAATTCTAAATCTTCTTTTACTTTGGCTTTTCTACGAATTCCGGCGGTATCAACCAAGTTGAATTCGAAACCAAAACGATTGTATCTGGTATCAATCGAATCACGAGTTGTTCCGGCGATATCGGTCACTACAAATCGGTCTTCACCGATTAACGCATTGATAAAAGATGATTTTCCGGCATTGGGACGACCTACTACACAAAATCTTGGCAAAGCTTCCTCTTCATCAGTAACTTCGGGTAACTCCGGCAAAACTTCTACCAATTTATCTAACAAATCTCCAGTTCCGCTTCCGCTGATACTGGCAATGGTAAAATATTCCCCTAAGCCTAAATTATAAAATTCGATAGCGTCTTTTTCACGCATCGCATTGTCTACTTTGTTTACAGCTAATAAGATTGGTTTGGTTACTTTTCGCAACAACTTAGCTACTTCGGCATCCATAGGCGTGATACCTTCTTCCACATCGACTACGAAAATAATCGCATCGGCTTCATCAATCGCTAACTCAACCTGACGGCGAATTTCACCTTCAAAAATATCATCCGAACCTTTGATATAACCACCTGTATCAATTACAGAAAACTCTTTTCCATTCCATTCGCTTTTACCGTAATTTCTATCACGAGTTACACCGCTAACCGAGTCGACGATAGCTTCTCTTCTTTTGATTAAACGGTTAAAAAAAGTCGATTTCCCAACATTTGGTCTTCCAACTATGGCTACAATATTGTTCATAATCATTTTAAATATGCTGCAAAGGTAGTATTAAAGAGCACAAATTCAATTATTTTATTACTTTTAGTAACGTATTAACATCCAAAAAATCGTTTTTATGGATACCCAACATGAGGTTAGACTTCGTCCACGGTTTTTTAAAGACCTCGAACAAAACATAGCTGTCGTCAGAGAGAAATTTGTCAATTACAGACAAAAGAACCAATCTACTGACTTCGTAATGAAAGTGAGAAACAACCACGTTCAGTTTACCTTTTCGAGTGAAAAAAAACACTATTGGTCGCCGCATTTAAGCGTAGAGTTAGAGGAAAAAGAAGGTAATGAAAAAAACGCCACTCACATTAGAGGATTGTTTGGTCCGGATCAAACGTTGTGGACAATGTTTATGTTTTTGCATTTCATAGTCGCCGGTATTTTTACCTTATTTGGCATGTTTGCTTATTCTAATTACACGCTTAACGAACCCATGTTAATGGATTTCATCGTGATGTTTATCATGGTGATTGTTTGGTTTTTACTTTATGTTATTGCCCGACAGATTCGAGAAAAAGGTCATGAACAAATGGATGAACTCGAAGCCATCTTTTTGGACATCATCAAAGAGTAATTATTTTTGGTTGTACCCAAAACGACGCAACTGATACGCATTGCTTCTCCAGTCTTTGTTGACTTTTACATACAATTCGATATGAATTTGCTTGCCGAAGAACTTCTCTAAATCTTCACGAGATTGCATACCGACTTTCTTTAAAGCAGCGCCTTTGTGACCAATGATAATTCCTTTTTGAGTATCGCGTTCCACCATAATTACGGAGCGAATTCGGATGATTTTTTCATCTTCTAAGAATTCTTCGGTTTCGATTTCTACTGCGTATGGAATTTCTTTGTCGTAGTTCATTAAGATTTTCTCACGAATGGTTTCGTTTACAAAGAAACGTTCCGGCTTGTCCGTCAAAGCATCTTTAGGGTAATACGGTGGCGACACCGGAAGCAAGTCCAAAATTCTGGCGAATACTTCTTTAACATTAAAATTTTCTAAAGCAGAGATTGGAAAGATTTCTGCATTAGGCACTTTGGCTTTCCACAACTCAATTTGCTCTTCTAATTCTTCTTGGTTGGATTTGTCGATTTTATTCAACAGCAACAACACCGGAATTTTAGAATGAATTATTTTATTAAAAAAGTCTTCATCTTTTAATTCCTTCTCGCCTATTTCGACCATGTAAATCAACACATCAGCATCTTCGAAAGCCGATTTCACAAAGTCCATCATGGATTTCTGCATTTCATAAGCCGGTTTGATAATTCCGGGAGTATCTGAAAGCACCACTTGAAAATCTTCTCCGTTAACGATACCTAAAATCCTGTGACGTGTAGTTTGAGCTTTAGAAGTAATGATGGATAATCTTTCCCCAACAAAAGCATTCATTAAGGTTGATTTTCCAACGTTTGGGTTACCGATTATATTAACGAATCCGGCTTTATGTGACATGTAATTTGATTTAATTTTTGCAAAGGTAGTCATATCAGTCCAATAGAAGAAAAAAGATTTTTTTATCTTTTTTGTTGCAAGTGTTGATATTCGTT includes:
- the der gene encoding ribosome biogenesis GTPase Der, with the translated sequence MNNIVAIVGRPNVGKSTFFNRLIKRREAIVDSVSGVTRDRNYGKSEWNGKEFSVIDTGGYIKGSDDIFEGEIRRQVELAIDEADAIIFVVDVEEGITPMDAEVAKLLRKVTKPILLAVNKVDNAMREKDAIEFYNLGLGEYFTIASISGSGTGDLLDKLVEVLPELPEVTDEEEALPRFCVVGRPNAGKSSFINALIGEDRFVVTDIAGTTRDSIDTRYNRFGFEFNLVDTAGIRRKAKVKEDLEFYSVMRSVRAIEHSDVCILLIDATRGFEGQDQSIFWLAEKNRKGVIILVNKWDLVEKDTMSTRDYEAKIREELQPFTDVPIIFTSVTTKQRLLKALEETVKVFENRKQRIATSKFNDFMLKLIEAYPPPALKGKYVKIKYCMQLPTPTPQFVFFANLPQYVKEPYKRFLENKIRENWDFSGVPIDIYIREK
- the era gene encoding GTPase Era, producing MSHKAGFVNIIGNPNVGKSTLMNAFVGERLSIITSKAQTTRHRILGIVNGEDFQVVLSDTPGIIKPAYEMQKSMMDFVKSAFEDADVLIYMVEIGEKELKDEDFFNKIIHSKIPVLLLLNKIDKSNQEELEEQIELWKAKVPNAEIFPISALENFNVKEVFARILDLLPVSPPYYPKDALTDKPERFFVNETIREKILMNYDKEIPYAVEIETEEFLEDEKIIRIRSVIMVERDTQKGIIIGHKGAALKKVGMQSREDLEKFFGKQIHIELYVKVNKDWRSNAYQLRRFGYNQK